In Thunnus thynnus chromosome 13, fThuThy2.1, whole genome shotgun sequence, the following proteins share a genomic window:
- the cnot8 gene encoding CCR4-NOT transcription complex subunit 8: protein MPAALTDSSQIICEVWASNVEEEMRKIRQIIQSYNYIAMDTEFPGVVVRPIGEFRSTVDYQYQLLRCNVDLLKIIQLGLTFMNEDGDYPPGTTTWQFNFKFNLTEDMYSQDSIDLLQNSGLQFKKHEEEGIDTLYFAELLMTSGLVLCENVKWLSFHSGYDFGYLVKLLTDARLPEEEHDFFQILNLFFPAIYDVKYLMKSCKNLKGGLQEVADQLELKRIGRQHQAGSDSLLTGMAFFRMKELFFEDNIDDAKYCGRLYGLGSGSSQPQNGLSSSGQEETNNKH, encoded by the exons ATGCCAGCCGCACTTACAGATTCCAGTCAGATAATCTGTGAAGTCTGGGCGAGCAATGTGGAGGAAGAAATGAGGAAGATCCGGCAGATTATTCAAAGCTACAATTACATCGCCATG GACACAGAATTCCCCGGGGTAGTTGTCCGACCTATCGGTGAGTTTCGCAGCACAGTGGACTACCAGTACCAGCTGCTGAGGTGCAACGTCGACCTCCTGAAGATCATCCAGCTCGGCCTCACGTTCATGAATGAGGACGGAGATTACCCCCCCGGCACAACGACGTGGCAGTTCAACTTCAAGTTCAACCTCAC AGAAGACATGTACTCACAGGACTCCATAGACCTTCTCCAGAACTCCGGCCTCCAGTTTAAAAAACACGAAGAAGAGGGAATCGATACGCTCTACTTCGCTGAGCTTCTCATGACGTCCGGTCTGGTGCTGTGTGAAAACGTCAAGTGGCTCTCCTTCCACAG CGGCTACGACTTCGGCTACCTGGTGAAGCTCCTGACAGACGCGCGGCTTCCCGAGGAAGAACACGACTTTTTCCAGATCCTCAACCTGTTCTTCCCCGCCATCTACGACGTCAAATACTTAATGAAGAGCTGCAAGAACCTAAAG GGAGGGCTGCAGGAAGTGGCCGACCAGTTGGAGCTGAAGAGGATCGGGAGACAGCATCAGGCGGGATCGGACTCGCTGCTCACCGGCATGGCTTTCTTCAGGATGAAAGAG CTTTTCTTTGAAGACAACATAGACGACGCAAAGTATTGTGGGAGACTGTACGGCCTGGGCTCGGGCTCCAGCCAACCCCAGAACGGCCTCTCCAGCTCGGGCCAGGAGGAGACGAACAACAAGCACTGA